DNA from Bradyrhizobium japonicum USDA 6:
CTCGGAGCCGAACACGCGCTCGAAATACGGCCGCAAGCCGAAATGATCGACGATGCGGGTGGCGTAGACCGCGGGCTTGCTGGTCGCCACGAACATGCGCTGGTTGGTTGCGGCGATCGTCGTCAGCGTGTCGATGATGCCGGCATAGGCCTCGTTCTCGAACAGGCCCACGTCACTGAAACGCTCACGATAGAGCAATAGCGCGCGGTCGGCGAGTTCCGAGCTGCCGGTGAGCTTTTCCAAGCTGGCATGTAGGGGCGGGCCGATGCACCAGACCAGCTCATCCTCGCTCGGCACCGCGACGTTCAGCCGCTCCAGCGCGTACTGGATCGAGCGCGTGATCCCGGGCTTTGGGTTGGTCAGCGTGCCGTCGAGATCAAAAT
Protein-coding regions in this window:
- a CDS encoding HAD family hydrolase encodes the protein MVTIYFDLDGTLTNPKPGITRSIQYALERLNVAVPSEDELVWCIGPPLHASLEKLTGSSELADRALLLYRERFSDVGLFENEAYAGIIDTLTTIAATNQRMFVATSKPAVYATRIVDHFGLRPYFERVFGSELDGTRVDKRDLLRYALDEAKVDPGSAIMIGDRSHDVIGARTNGMTAIGVLYGYGSEAELRDAGAHHICAAHPELLGHCAA